The genomic DNA GCCCGGTGCGTCCTGGCCCGGCAGTCCCTGTGACAGCGGCGTCAGGACGACCATCAGGCGCATCAGGGTCGGGGCGGGCCGGTAGGGTTCCTGCACCGGGTGGTTCAGGAACAGCTGCCCCCCACTGGAACGGATCAGGGCGGCGAGTTCCGCCTCGGACAGCGTGATGGGTTTCCCGGTGTCCACGCCCAGCGAGCGGCGTGACGCGTCCCGCAGGGCGCGCAGGGTGCCGAACAGCGCCTCGCGCTCGCCGGGCGTGCGGGCGCGTTCCAGCGAGTCCAGCAGCGTCTGCCGGTCGTACACGTCGATCTGCTCGAGCGCCAGGCTGGAATTCGGGAACTGGTAGCGGGCCAGCATCAGTGAGTCCGGGACCTGCCCCGGCTCGTCACGGCTGGCGTCCAGTGGCAGGGACAGCTGATCGGAGACGCGGGTACTCTGCACGTAACTCGTGAACTGCGTGTACGTGCCGCGCAGTTCGTTGTCGAGTCCCGCGATCAGGCTGCTGCGCATCAGGTACAGCGTGGTCACGCCCACCGTGGTCAGCAGCAGCGCCAGCAGCGCCGTGTAGAACAGCGTGAGTCGCCAGCGGAGCGTCATGCGGCCCTGCGGGGGTGGGGAGGAGCGTGCGGGGCAGCCATGTCCATGTGCGGCAGTCTACCGGCCCGCCTCATGAGGCGCCCCCACCCGGCGATGAGACACCGTCAGGCCGTCTGTGGAACCGCTCTGCGGGTCGCATCCACCCGGATTGCGTGGTTGTCGCCCCCCCGTCAATCGGAGTCCGTCTTGTACGGACTGCCGTTTGTTTCGTTGACAACCCGGAAGGGCACCGGGTTGCCAGCTCCACGTCCGGAACCCGCCCAGCTCCCACTCTGCAGGGCAGCTCTCCGAGTCGCATCCGCTCGGATTGAATGGTCTTTGCAGCCCATTCAATCGGAGTCCGTCTTACTCCTCGCGCAGCACGTAGCCGACGCCGCGCACGGTGTGGATCAGGCGGCGCTCCCCGCCCTCTTCCAGCTTGCGGCGCAGGTAACCGATGTACACGTCCACGACGTTGCTGCCGCCGGTGTACTCGGGCCAGACCTTCTCCTCGATCTCGAAGCGGGAGAACACCTTGCCGGGGTTGCGGGCCAGCAGTTCCAGCAGCTCGAACTCCTTGGCGGACAGTTCCACGCGGCGCCCACCCCGGAAGATCTCACGGCCGTCGAGGTTCATGACCAGGTCGGCCACGCGGACCTCGCCGGTCACGGCCGGGTTCACGCGGCGCAGGTGGGCGCGCACGCGGGCCAGCAGTTCCTCGATGGAGAACGGCTTGATCAGGTAGTCGTCGGCGCCGCTGTCGAGGCCCTCGACCTTGTCCTGGATGCCGTCCTTGGCGGTCAGGATGATGATGGGCGTGTTGCTGGTCTTGCGGATGCGCCGCGCGACCTCCAGGCCGTCGAGGACCGGGAGCATCAGGTCCAGGATGACGAGGTCCGGGTTGACTTCACGGAATTTGGACAGACCGGTGACGCCGTCGAAGGCCACTTCGGTGGCGTACCCTTCGGCCGCGAGTTCGAGTTCAATAAACCGAGCGATGTCTTTCTCATCCTCGATGACAAGTACCAGGGGCTTGCGTTCCATGCGGTCAGTCTATGGACCGTTCTCATGAGAAGAGGGGCGCGGCGCTTAATCAGCTTTCATCCGCAGCTCGCGCGGCGGGCGCCCGCAGCGGCAGCAGCAGGTGCGCGCGGCAGTTCTCACCGAAGCCCTGCAGCTGCAGCGGCTGGTACGGACGGGTGGGGAGGCCGCCGGCGTGTGCCAGCGCCGAGTCGCACACCAGCGTCTGCCCGGGCTCGGCAGCGTCGCACAGGCGCGTGGCGTAGTTGACGGGCAGGCCGTAGGCGCTGTTCTGTCCGCCCACGACGCCCATGATGACCTCGCCGCCGGACACCCCGGCCCGCAGGCGCAGGCGCTGGCCGAGGCTGGCGGCCAGCGTCAGGCGCGCGGCGCGCTCGTGTGCCTCGGCCGCCGCGGCGCAGGCGGCGCCGGCCTGCTCGAGCGGCCACCACGCCAGGACCGCGTCCCCCTGATGCTGCAGCACCTGCCCGCCGCGCGCCTCGAAGCTCAGGATCATGACCTGCACGAATTCCTGCATGAGGGTCTGGTAGTTGCGCAGCGGAAGCTGGCAGGCCATCGCGGTACTCCCCACCAGGTCGACCAGCACGAAGCACGCGTGGGTGCTGTCGTGGGCACCGGGAAGGGGAAGCAGCAGATCAGCCATAAGAGATGCCTTCATCATGCCTGAAGGTCGGCCCGCCTGCCAGGGGCCGACCCGGCGCTGGCAGCCGGGCTGGCCCTCCGCTTCACACCAGATCTGCAACTGACCGCGTAACAACGGCCCGGGATGCACCGCGGGCCAGCCCGGGAACCCGGAACGTCGCGTCACACGGATTCCGTTTGTTTCGTTGACAGATCGGAACACCACCGATCTGCCAACTCCACGTCCGGAGGGGCGTTTCTCTCCTGCTCGCTCTGCAGCGCAGCTCTACGAGTCCGCTCCGATTGAATGGCCTTTGCAGCCCATTCAATCGGAGTCCGTATCACACGGACGGCCGTCTGGTTCGTTCACACCCCGCCACCGCCCCGGGCGGCGCCCACCTGCGAGCGGCGTCCGGATCAGAGCAGGAACCCGTGCAGGGGCGGCACTGTCCGGAAAGCCAGCCAGTCCCCCACCCGCAGCGCCGGCAATCCCTCGAAGGACCCCAGCACCAGCGGCAGCCGGGCCTGCACGACCACCGCCGCGCCCCGCACCGCCAGCACCGTTCCCTGGCCCTCCACACCCGAGACGCCCAGGACCGTCAGGCTCTCGGCCGCCGGTCCCGGCAGGCGCCGCGTGAAGGCCGGGTCCAGCACCCCGTGCACCACCACGCGCGCCTCACCGGGCAGCGCCGCGTACGGCCCCGACCGGTCGAACAGGTACAGCACCCGGCCGCCCGCCGCGAACTCCAGCAGCGGACTGCCCTCCCGCTGCGGGTAGAGCACGCCGGTCGCCGCGAACTCCTCGAAGCGTCCGGCGAACTCCCGCTCGGACGTTTCCAGCGTCAACGCTGCCCTCCAGGCCCTGAATTCCACATGGCGGCGAGTCTACCGCATCCGCCCCGCACGCCCCCGGCCGGCCAGACGGCCTCCGGATCACTCCGGCCGGGGGGTCAGCCAGTCCAGGTCCGGGCGGTCCAGTCCGCCGCGCGACACCTGCGGCCACGTGTCGTCCAGGATGGCGTCGGCGCGTTCCAGCGCGAAGGTGCCCTCCACCTCGCGCTGCACGTGAATGAACGCCAGTCCCAGCAGCCGCTCCAGCACCGCCCAGGCCAGCGTGCCCGGCGCCTGCCGGTCCCTGGCGCGTTGCAGCAGCGTCGCGGTCAGGCGGTCGTCCCCGTCCGCGAAGGCCCGCGCGGCGGCCGGCGGGACCAGTGCGCGCAGGTCCGTCAGGTCAGGGTGCGCCACGTCACGTCCGCAATCACGCCGGCCAGCATGGTCAGCGCCAGCCACATGTTCGCGTCGAAGAACGCCACGTTCACGCGCGCCAGATCACCGGGGTTCACGATGCGGTGCTCGAACAGCAGGATGCCGCCCATCACCGCCACCGCCAGGTAGTACCAGAAGCTCGCGCCCGCCAGGACACCCACCAGCAGCAGCAACGCGAAGGTCAGGGCGTGGCTGGCCGCCGCGATCCGCAGCGCGCGCGGAATCCCGAAACGCGCCGGGATGCTCCGGATGCCGTTCGCCACGTCGAAGTCACGGTCCATGGTGGCGTAGATGACGTCCAGGCCGATCATCCAGAAGATCACGACCGCCCACAACGCCCAGGCGGGCGGCGCGAACTCGCCGGTCACGGCGATCCACCCTCCGGCCGCCGCCGCGCCGTCCGTCACGCCCAGCCACGCGTGACACAGCCACGTGAACCGCTTGGTGTAGGGGTAACCGATCAGGAACACCACTGCCAGCGGCAGCAGCGCCAGGCACAGCGGGTTCAGTTGCGCCGCCGCGAACGCCATGACGATCAGACTGACGATCACCAGCGTCCAGGCCTGCGCCGGGCTGACCTTCCCGCTCGGCACCTCCCGGCCGGCCGTGCGGGGATTACGGGCGTCAATAAACCGGTCGATGACCCGGTTGGCGCCCATGGCGGCGGTCCGGGCGGCCGCCATGGCAACCGTCACCCACAGCAGCACGCTCCAGCCGGGCCAGCCGGTCCCGTTCTCCTGAATGCTGGCCAGCAGCATGCCCGCATACGCGAACGGCAGCGCGAACACGGTGTGTTCGAACTTGACCAGTTCAAGGTAGGTTTTCAAGCGTGATCTCCTGCTGGTTCCCGCGGCGCCTTCACTCACAATGCCGCAGAATACGCCTCCGGGAGGCCCGCTGCCCCACACCACGCCGCGATCTTTTTGCTATAGTGCTCGGGCGCGCGTTGCTTGACGAGGCGTAGCGCAGGCCGGTAGCGCACTTGGTTTGGGACCAAGGGGTCGCAGGTTCGAATCCTGTCGCCTCGACCAGACTGCTCCTCCGGGACAGCACGACGCAGCGCGCCGCACGCGGGATTGGTGTAGTGGTAGCACAGCAGCCTTCCAAGCTTCTGGCCTCGGTTCGAATCCGTGATCCCGCTCCACAGACCGGCCCCCACCCCAGGGGGCCATTTTGCTTTCCGCTCCGCCGATGTTCCCCCACGCGCCCTTAGCTCAGCTGGATAGAGCAACCGCCTTCTAAGCGGTCGGTCGCAGGTTCGAGTCCTGCAGGGCGCGCCACCTTCACCCCCCTCCCCTGCCGGGCGGGGGGTTTCTGCCTCCTTCACAGTCCAGTGGGCGTGCTGGGGGCGGGGACATTTTGCGTGGCGCGCCGCGGCAGCATGTCCGTCATGCCAGCGTTCGTTCCGCGACATGAGCAGGCGCAGCGCGAGGCGCTTGACTTCCTGAACCTGTACCACACCGAGACCGGCCGGCCCGGCCTGCGGCAACGGCAGGCCGAGGCGTACCGGGGCCACCTGACCCTCAGCACCGACGAACTGACGTTCGGCGCGCGGGTCGCGTGGCGCAACAGCACCCGCTGCGTGGGCCGGCTGCCCTGGCAGACGCTACGCGTGAACGACCTGCGCCACGTGACCGACCATGACGGGGTGTTCGCGCACCTGCTGGCCCACCTGCGCGGCGCGCTGAATGGCGGGCGGATCCTGCCCACCATGAGCGTGTTCGGGCCGGGCGTCCGCATTCACAACGACCAGCTGATCCGCTACGCCGGGTACCGCCAGCCGGACGGCAGCGTGCTCGGCGACCCGCAGAACGCCGACCTGACCGACCACCTGCGCCACCTGGGCTGGGCGGGCGGGCCGGGCACCCGCTTCGACGTGCTGCCGCTGGCCATCGAGGCGGGCGGG from Deinococcus depolymerans includes the following:
- a CDS encoding response regulator transcription factor translates to MERKPLVLVIEDEKDIARFIELELAAEGYATEVAFDGVTGLSKFREVNPDLVILDLMLPVLDGLEVARRIRKTSNTPIIILTAKDGIQDKVEGLDSGADDYLIKPFSIEELLARVRAHLRRVNPAVTGEVRVADLVMNLDGREIFRGGRRVELSAKEFELLELLARNPGKVFSRFEIEEKVWPEYTGGSNVVDVYIGYLRRKLEEGGERRLIHTVRGVGYVLREE
- a CDS encoding adenylate/guanylate cyclase domain-containing protein, whose translation is MADLLLPLPGAHDSTHACFVLVDLVGSTAMACQLPLRNYQTLMQEFVQVMILSFEARGGQVLQHQGDAVLAWWPLEQAGAACAAAAEAHERAARLTLAASLGQRLRLRAGVSGGEVIMGVVGGQNSAYGLPVNYATRLCDAAEPGQTLVCDSALAHAGGLPTRPYQPLQLQGFGENCRAHLLLPLRAPAARAADES
- the mqnP gene encoding menaquinone biosynthesis prenyltransferase MqnP produces the protein MKTYLELVKFEHTVFALPFAYAGMLLASIQENGTGWPGWSVLLWVTVAMAAARTAAMGANRVIDRFIDARNPRTAGREVPSGKVSPAQAWTLVIVSLIVMAFAAAQLNPLCLALLPLAVVFLIGYPYTKRFTWLCHAWLGVTDGAAAAGGWIAVTGEFAPPAWALWAVVIFWMIGLDVIYATMDRDFDVANGIRSIPARFGIPRALRIAAASHALTFALLLLVGVLAGASFWYYLAVAVMGGILLFEHRIVNPGDLARVNVAFFDANMWLALTMLAGVIADVTWRTLT